The DNA region GCGCGAAGTGGATCACGGCCTGTCGAGAATATTTTAAAGAGAGAGCCTTCTACTGCATGGACCGTTTTCACTTGGCCAGAGAGATTCGCCGGCTGTGCCGCAAGCATCCCCGGTACCGTCAGATGCAGGAGGCCCTTGAGGCCTATGACAGTCAACGATTATTAACCGAACTGAACAGTGCCGTGGGGACGCTACAAACGGCAGAGCAAGAAGCGCGACTTGAACAGCTGATCCAGCAGATCGAAAAACATCCGCAAGCCGTGGAAGATTACCGGCAATGGCTTCAAGAGCAGGGCATAGACACTACAGGAATGCGGCCCATGGGAAGCGCGGAATCCACCATGCATGTCTTTGCCAAGCGGCTTAAACAGGGGCGCAGTTGGTCAGAAAAAGGGGCACGGGCAATGATGAGAGGTCTTGTAGCCCGTTTAGACAACCTGGGCTTAAAAACCCTGTTTGGGCGGGTGGAAGCATGGCCAACAAGCCGGGAGGAGNAACAGGATAAGAAATGACCAAGAGAGTACCCTCAAACAATGAATCCGCTTACATCCATGATGGGGATAAAAAACTCTGCCCGGAAATACTTGACTCACACTTTTGACCCTCCTTCCTTGAAATTTTTAATATTAACGCGTATTATTAAGGATAGGAGTAGGACATGGGAACGGAGGGAACGAGATTGTCAACCGATATGGCAACACATACGAAAGAAAAAGCCTTGGCTTTACTTAAGCAAGATGCCGAGAAAATTTTAAAGTTAATCTCGGTGCAAATGGATCACTTAACCATGCCCCAGTGTCCTCTGTATGAAGAAGTATTAGACACGCAAATGTTCGGTTTATCACGTGAAATAGATTTTGCCATCCGCCTAGGGCTTATTTCCGAAGAAACCGGAAAGCAGATCCTCTCCGAGCTAGAACAGCGCCTCGCCCAGTTACATGAGGCGTACGAACAGCAAAATGGTAAAGGATTATAATAGGCTAAAGGATCGTGATAGATGGAAAGCGTTGGCTACCTGGGAAGGTAGCTTTTTTGCTTTTTATAGGTTTTAAAGGAATATTTCAGTTTAGGGGACCTATTTGTATTCAGCTGCAAGATTTTGCTAAGATGTAAGGGGAGTGTTTCTGGACTTTTAGCGGAAAGGAGGGATGATAGACAAAATGAGTGGGTCCAAGCAAATTATAGAGCAAACTGAACGTTACGGTGCAAAGAATTATTTGCCGTTACCCATTGTGATTTCCAAAGCAGAGGGTGTATGGATTGAAGATCCGGAGGGCAACAAATATATGGATATGTTAAGTGCCTATTCGGCCTTAAACCAGGGTCACCGTCACCCCAAAATTATTCGGGCTTTAAAAGAACAAGCGGACCGGGTTACCCTTACTTCACGGGCGTTTTATCATGACCGTCTGGGTGAATTTTATGAGAAAATTGTCGCCGTAACCGGAAAAGAGATGGTCTTGCCCATGAATACCGGGGCTGAAGCGGTGGAAACAGCAATCAAAGCGGTTCGGCGCTGGGCTTACCAGGTCAAGCAAGTCCCTGAAAACCAGGCGGAGATCATTGTCTGTGAGGGCAACTTCCACGGGCGAACCATCACAGTGACATCATTCTCTTCCGAAGAAGGATACCGTCGTGGGTTTGGCCCTTTTACACCAGGGTTTAAAATCATCCCTTACGGAGATGCTGAGGCGCTAAGGCGAGCGATTACACCCCGTACGGCAGCTTTCCTGGTGGAACCCATTCAGGGTGAAGCGGGCATTATTATTCCTCCTGAAGGGTATTTGCGGGAGGTTCGCCGTATATGTGATGAGCACAACATCTTGTTTGTAGCCGATGAGATCCAAACAGGTTTTGGCCGGACAGGGAAGATGTTTGCTTGCGACTGGGAGGATGTGAAACCGGACATCTATATTCTGGGCAAGGCACTAGGAGGGGGCGTGTTCCCCATCTCTGCCGTCAGTGCTGACCGGGATGTGCTAGGTGTGTTTGACCCTGGTTCCCATGGTTCTACATTTGGAGGCAATCCCCTTGGCTGTGCTTGTGCCATTGCGGCTTTGGAAGTGATTGAAGAAGAAAATCTTGTTGACCGTTCATTAAAGTTGGGAGCGTATTTGATGTCCAAATTACAGGAACTCCGTAATCCAAAGATCAAAGAAATCCGTGGCAAGGGATTGTTCATTGGCATCGAACTGACCGAGCCGGCCCGTCCCTATTGCGAAGCCCTAAAGGAACAAGGGCTCTTGTGCAAAGAAACCCATGAACATACCATCCGCCTGGCTCCGCCGCTCATTATCAAAGAAGAAGAATTGGATTGGGCTTTTGAGCGCATTAAGGCCGTTTTACAGCCTGCTTAAAAATCACGAAACAAAAAGAGAGGTAGCTCTGCCGGCTATCTCTCTTCTTGTTTTGTGGGGGAAGTGCGGTTAACTTCTTCCGATAACTCCCGAGCTTCTTCAATTAATCCGTTGTCCAACGTCACTTGTCCGCCACCCAGGCCCTCATTAATCATCCGGTCAATATCCACAAAATAGCGGTCACGCCCTTCGTGATCAGGATCATGATTGCGTTTAGCCATGCTTTCACCTCCTGTGTCAGTTCATAGTATGCCAATGTTTGTTAGACTCCATGTGCGAGCATAGGCTAGATTCTTTTTCCTCCAGAAGCATAAAAAGACCATGCCTTGGTTCAAGACATGGTTTCCGAATGGTTTGCTTCTGCTAATGGTTCGGATTGTTGCAGGGAGCGGTAAATGGAGACCGCCTCTTCAATATCCTCCTGGTTAAAGGCGTTGAGGAACTTTTTGGTATCGTTAAAGTACAAGCGCTGGGCATTGACAAAACCGTGATGCTTCATTAAAACCAGCAAAGCGACCAGATGGTAAAAGGGAATGCCTGTCTGTTCAGGATCATAAATCCCTTTTTCTTGCACATATGTATCAAAATAACGTACATAGGTGACAGTTAATGTCCGTTTTTCACCAAGATGATCATAGACCACTTCAGATTCGTTAAATTGGTCTTCCATTGTGGTGGGTAACGCCTTTTCGTATTCAAACCCTGAACATTTATAGATCTTCAACTTTCCACCTCCCTTGGCAAACCCCTGCTCTTTCACATTATACCAAAAAGGCTTTAGAAGAAAAATGGAGGGAATGGTACTTTTGTTTTAAGCAAACCATTAGACGGTGTTTGAACACATTTCAGACTTCAGTGCTCACGTTTCGGACCGCAGGTATGGAAAATTGAGAAAAAATCAATAAAATATATGAATAAGCAAGCGTTTACATTTTATAATAAGATAAATGTTGGCATTTAAAAAAACATTCCATATAGTCTATTCTAATGGTAGACAAACATTTTTATCTTATGTTGAGTATGACAAGGGGAGGAGTGTTGGCTATGAAAACAGAAACGATTGAAGTACAAGGAGCGGGGTTTAACCTTCAGGATTATGAGGAAGCCAGACGCACATTTTCTTGGTCTGATGTGGAAAAAGCGTTTTCCTGGTATGAGACTGGTAAAGTGAATATGGCTTATGAAGCCATTGACCGTCACGCTGAAGGGAAGCGCAGAGACAAGGTAGCCCTGTACTACAGCGATGCCAACAGAGATGAGCAATATACTTTCCAGGAGATGAAGGAAAAGTCAAATCAGGCTGCCAACGTCCTGAAAAAATTAGGTATTCAGAAAGGTGACCGGGTGTTTATTTTCATGCCCCGTTCACCGGAGTTGTATTTCAGCTTGCTTGGGGCCATCAAATTGGGGGCAATTGTTGGGCCGTTATTTGAGGCCTTTATGGAAGGGGCGGTTAGAGACCGTCTGGAAAATGCCGAAGCTGTTGCGCTGGTCACCACACCTGAACTGTTACCCCGTGTGCCGAGTAAAGATTTGCCTGCTTTGAAACACATTGTCCTGGTTGGGGAAAACATTGACCTTGACCAATTTAAACAAGATCATCCGACAGTGACCTTCCATGATTTTCATAAGGAAATGGCTGAAGCGTCCACAGAGTTTGACATCGTCTGGGTGGATAAAGAAGATCCGCTTATTTTACACTATACTTCCGGTTCTACTGGAAAGCCAAAAGGGGTTCTGCATGTACACTACGCCATGCTGCAACACTATCAGACCGGCAAATGGGTGCTTGATTTGAAAGAAGATGATGTTTATTGGTGTACCGCAGACCCGGGCTGGGTGACCGGCACATCATACGGCATCTTTGCCCCTTGGCTCAATGGTGTGACCAATGTCATCCGGGGCGGCCGTTTCAGCCCAGAAGATTGGTATTACACCATTGAAAAATATAAAGTCACAGTCTGGTACAGTGCACCGACCGCTTTCCGCATGCTAATGGGAGCGGGAGAAGCTGTGGCAGAGCGTTATGACCTGTCCTCCCTGCGTCATATTTTAAGCGTGGGTGAACCGCTTAATCCGGAGGTGATCCGCTGGGGGTTACAAGTGTATAAACGGCGGATTCACGATACCTGGTGGATGACGGAAACAGGCGGGATGATGATTTGCAACTATCCGTGCATGGAGATCAGACCCGGTTCCATGGGCAAGCCATTCCCCGGAATTGAAGCAGACATTATTGATGACGAAGGCAATCCGCTGCCACCTTATCAGATGGGCAATCTGGCTATTAAGGCCGGTTGGCCGTCCATGATGAGAAAGATTTGGAAAAATGAAGAGAAATATAATGAGTATTTCCGCATTAAAGGCTGGTACATTTCCGGTGATTCCGCATACAAGGATGAAGACGGTTATTTCTGGTTCCAGGGACGTGTGGATGATGTCATTATGACATCAGGCGAACGTGTTGGTCCATTTGAGGTGGAAAGCAAGCTTGTTGAACATCCTGCTGTGGCAGAAGCAGGAGTGATCGGCAAACCTGACCCTGTCCGGGGTGAGATTATTAAGGCCTTCGTCTCACTAAGAGCAGGTTATGAGCCGTCAGAGGAGCTGAAGGAAGAAATTCGGCAATTTGTCAAAAAGGGCTTGGCTGCCCATGCGGCTCCCCGTGAGATTGAGTTTAGAGATAAATTGCCCAAAACCCGCAGCGGAAAAATTATGCGCCGGGTGCTGAAAGCTTGGGAGCTGGGCTTGCCAACCGGCGACCTGTCCACCATGGAAGATTAAGGCGGTAGGATAAAGATAAGCAATAAAAAAGGGTGCCAATCTGGCATCCTTTTTTGTGAGCTTATGAGGTCTATAAAGCTTATCAGGTTTTGCGCTGCTTTGCCTTGCGCTTCTTCTGCCATTCCCGTTCCCTGATCACATCGCTGCGGTCACGAAGCTTATGTTTATGGATGAGAAATGCATTGTCTGGATCACTGTCTTTTCCCCAGGTTAAGTTTTTCTCCTGGCAAACCTGCCGGCAGTGTTGCAACAACTGGTGATCTGTAATAGGCAAATTAAGGCTTGTATAAGCTTTCCGCTGCTGTACATCATTTAACCGCTCACTGATCTGCTTTAAAAGTGCCGCCGGATCCAGGCCTAGTTTTTGAACAGCTGCTTTTTCCTTGCCTAAAATCTGCCGGGCACTGGCCAGCATTTTGGCTGCGCCATTGAAATTGCCCCGGCGATGATGATACAGTCCCACTGCCAACTGAATCAGCCCGACCCATACTTTTTCCCGGTCAGGCTGGCTTTTCCAATATTCTTCCAATACCTCATGGCACTCAAAGTAGTCCCGGCTGCCATGAAAATGAACCAGATAATCCACATAAGCTTTTGGATACAAGGGAATTCCCCCGCCGTCTCTTTTTCCGTATGCTCATTTATTATAACATACTTAAAGTTGTACAGGGAGGTTATGGGGAGAGTCTCTGAAGTGAGTCTTAACTCATGAGCGATTTTCCGCCAGAACACTCATAATCGCATGGTTCATGCTTTCGACCCCGGCATCACTGGGCTTAATTTTAACTTGTCCCATCCCGGTCTGTTTATGTTAAAATAAGCCTAACACCAATCATTTGAGCAGGATAGCCCTGTCATGAAACACACAGGTTGAGATAAGGGGAGCGTTGTGACAACATGAGCGAAACCCGGTTAGACCTTGAACAACACTCTGAGCTGGGGCGGCCAGATTTTATCATACTGATTGTTACGCTGATCTTGCTAGGTTTTGGTTTGGTTATGATTTACAGCTCCAGCCACCATATCGCTTATTGGGAACACCAAGACAGTGCGTATTTCCTTAAAAGACAATTAGTGTGGGCTTTTTTGGGCCTGTTGATGTTATACATAACGATGAACATCCCTTACCGTTTGTACAGGAAACTGGTGCCCGTTATTTTGCTTGTCTTACTGGTTATGATGGTGCTTGTGCTGGTTCCCGGATTTGGACTTAAAGAAAAAGGGGCTCAGCGCTGGCTCAATTTAGGGGTGGTAACCTTACAGCCATCCGAATTTGTTAAGCTGGGCTTGATTATGTACTTGGCTTCCATATATTCTAAAAAACAAGGGTATATCTCCCAATTTAAACGGGGTGTGCTTCCTCCGTTGGTGATTGTCGGGCTCTTTTTTGGTTTAACTTTGTTGCAACGGGATCTGGGAACTGCTTCTATGCTCATGTTGTTTACTTTTGTCATCCTGTTTTGTGCTGGCGCCAGAATGCGGCATATGTTGGCCCTTGGGTTGATGGGCTTTTTGATGGTGGGTATTTTTGCCGTGACCCAGCCATACCGATTGGAACGGCTGACCGCCTTTCTGGATCCGTGGGCGGATCCGCTGGACACAGGCTATCATACGATACAGTCCTTATATGCCATTGGGAATGGTGGTTTATGGGGGATGGGGTTTAATAACAGCATCCAAAAACAGTTTTATCTTCCCGAACCCCATACCGATTTTATCTTTGCTGTGGTTGCTGAGGAGTGGGGGCTGGTAGGCGTCATCGGAGTCCTGCTTGCTTACCTCGTGCTGATTTTAAGGGGTATTCAGCTTTCCCTTCACGCTCCCGACGCCTTCGGTATGTTGTTAGGGATTGGAATTTCAGGGATGATTGG from Caldalkalibacillus thermarum includes:
- a CDS encoding DUF1507 family protein, encoding MATHTKEKALALLKQDAEKILKLISVQMDHLTMPQCPLYEEVLDTQMFGLSREIDFAIRLGLISEETGKQILSELEQRLAQLHEAYEQQNGKGL
- a CDS encoding ornithine--oxo-acid transaminase, which encodes MSGSKQIIEQTERYGAKNYLPLPIVISKAEGVWIEDPEGNKYMDMLSAYSALNQGHRHPKIIRALKEQADRVTLTSRAFYHDRLGEFYEKIVAVTGKEMVLPMNTGAEAVETAIKAVRRWAYQVKQVPENQAEIIVCEGNFHGRTITVTSFSSEEGYRRGFGPFTPGFKIIPYGDAEALRRAITPRTAAFLVEPIQGEAGIIIPPEGYLREVRRICDEHNILFVADEIQTGFGRTGKMFACDWEDVKPDIYILGKALGGGVFPISAVSADRDVLGVFDPGSHGSTFGGNPLGCACAIAALEVIEEENLVDRSLKLGAYLMSKLQELRNPKIKEIRGKGLFIGIELTEPARPYCEALKEQGLLCKETHEHTIRLAPPLIIKEEELDWAFERIKAVLQPA
- the acsA gene encoding acetate--CoA ligase, which codes for MKTETIEVQGAGFNLQDYEEARRTFSWSDVEKAFSWYETGKVNMAYEAIDRHAEGKRRDKVALYYSDANRDEQYTFQEMKEKSNQAANVLKKLGIQKGDRVFIFMPRSPELYFSLLGAIKLGAIVGPLFEAFMEGAVRDRLENAEAVALVTTPELLPRVPSKDLPALKHIVLVGENIDLDQFKQDHPTVTFHDFHKEMAEASTEFDIVWVDKEDPLILHYTSGSTGKPKGVLHVHYAMLQHYQTGKWVLDLKEDDVYWCTADPGWVTGTSYGIFAPWLNGVTNVIRGGRFSPEDWYYTIEKYKVTVWYSAPTAFRMLMGAGEAVAERYDLSSLRHILSVGEPLNPEVIRWGLQVYKRRIHDTWWMTETGGMMICNYPCMEIRPGSMGKPFPGIEADIIDDEGNPLPPYQMGNLAIKAGWPSMMRKIWKNEEKYNEYFRIKGWYISGDSAYKDEDGYFWFQGRVDDVIMTSGERVGPFEVESKLVEHPAVAEAGVIGKPDPVRGEIIKAFVSLRAGYEPSEELKEEIRQFVKKGLAAHAAPREIEFRDKLPKTRSGKIMRRVLKAWELGLPTGDLSTMED
- a CDS encoding DUF309 domain-containing protein produces the protein MYPKAYVDYLVHFHGSRDYFECHEVLEEYWKSQPDREKVWVGLIQLAVGLYHHRRGNFNGAAKMLASARQILGKEKAAVQKLGLDPAALLKQISERLNDVQQRKAYTSLNLPITDHQLLQHCRQVCQEKNLTWGKDSDPDNAFLIHKHKLRDRSDVIREREWQKKRKAKQRKT
- the ftsW gene encoding putative lipid II flippase FtsW; its protein translation is MSETRLDLEQHSELGRPDFIILIVTLILLGFGLVMIYSSSHHIAYWEHQDSAYFLKRQLVWAFLGLLMLYITMNIPYRLYRKLVPVILLVLLVMMVLVLVPGFGLKEKGAQRWLNLGVVTLQPSEFVKLGLIMYLASIYSKKQGYISQFKRGVLPPLVIVGLFFGLTLLQRDLGTASMLMLFTFVILFCAGARMRHMLALGLMGFLMVGIFAVTQPYRLERLTAFLDPWADPLDTGYHTIQSLYAIGNGGLWGMGFNNSIQKQFYLPEPHTDFIFAVVAEEWGLVGVIGVLLAYLVLILRGIQLSLHAPDAFGMLLGIGISGMIGIQALINIGVVSGLLPVTGLTLPFLSYGGSSLLLNLVSTGILLNISRYAVQNRRKESHHEQNPSQTETL